The Methylocella silvestris BL2 DNA segment GCGACGTGCTGAAGGCGCGCCGCATGATCGCCGATACGGCGCTCGAACTGTCGAATACGGGCGAAATAGAGCTGACTTCCCCGGAGGACGAAGACGAACTTTACGAATAGTTTGGGTTGAACCGCCGTGGCCGACGAATCGACGGAAAGCCGGACAGAAGAGGCGACGGAAAAGAAAATCGGCGACGAATTGGAGCGGGGCAATGCGCCCTTCTCCAGGGAAGCGGCGCTTTTCGCGTCGGTTTCCGCGATGCTCATCATCGGCGCTTTCTTCGCGCAACAATGCATCGCCTCGATGACCTTGCTGCTTCACCATCTTCTCGATGACGCCGGCGGCGTCAGACTGCGCAACGGCAATGACGCTGTCGCGCTGATGAAACTCGTTTCGTGGGACGTGTTCAAGGTGTTGATCGCGCCTTTTGTTGTCTTCGCGGCCGGCGGCGTGCTGGCGTCGGCTCTTCAGAACGCGCCGCGTCTCGTGGTCGATCGAATTCTACCCAATTTCAAGCGCATCTCTTTAACAGAAGGATGGCAGCGTCTGCATGGCGCGCGCGGGTACGCCGAGTTTTCGAAGAGCGTTGTGAAATTGGCTTCCATCAGCGTCATTGTACTTGCTGTTTTGCAGTCGCAGCAAAACAAGCTGGTCAACGCCGTGGCGCTTGAGCCGGAGGCGTTGCCGGAATTGATTCTTTCCGTTGCGATGAAGCTGATGTCGGTCGTCTGCATCGTGACCGCGGCGCTCCTCGCGATCGATCTCGTCTGGTCAAGGTTTCATTGGCGGCGCGATATGCGCATGAGCCGCCAGGAGATCAAGGATGAGATGAAGCAGAGCGACGGCGATCCGGTCCGCAAGGCGAGGCTCCGATCGCTGGCGCAGGATCGAGTCCGCAAGAACATGATCGCGGCCGTGCCGAAAGCGACGCTGGTCATCGCCAACCCGACTCATTACGCGATCGCGCTACGCTATGTGAAGGAGGAGGGCGGCGCCCCCATGGTTATTTCCAAGGGGCAGGATCTCATCGCGCTCAAGATTCGGGAGCTGGCTGAACGCCATTCGATACCGATCATCGAGGACAAGCTTTTGGCGCGCTCGATGTATGACAGCGTTGAGGTCGACCATCCGATCCCGCCCCAATTTTATAAAGCCGTGGCCGAACTGATCCATTATCTATATTCAAAGAGCGCCGCTAAATTGGCGTCGAAGTAGGATTTTGCGGATGGCTTCGGCTCAATCCGACGCGGTCAGGCTTGGCGAGGAAATTCTCA contains these protein-coding regions:
- a CDS encoding EscU/YscU/HrcU family type III secretion system export apparatus switch protein, with protein sequence MADESTESRTEEATEKKIGDELERGNAPFSREAALFASVSAMLIIGAFFAQQCIASMTLLLHHLLDDAGGVRLRNGNDAVALMKLVSWDVFKVLIAPFVVFAAGGVLASALQNAPRLVVDRILPNFKRISLTEGWQRLHGARGYAEFSKSVVKLASISVIVLAVLQSQQNKLVNAVALEPEALPELILSVAMKLMSVVCIVTAALLAIDLVWSRFHWRRDMRMSRQEIKDEMKQSDGDPVRKARLRSLAQDRVRKNMIAAVPKATLVIANPTHYAIALRYVKEEGGAPMVISKGQDLIALKIRELAERHSIPIIEDKLLARSMYDSVEVDHPIPPQFYKAVAELIHYLYSKSAAKLASK